A DNA window from Acidobacteriota bacterium contains the following coding sequences:
- the lepB gene encoding signal peptidase I codes for MSNWTPPSIPEPAIPEPASPPPFSTPPDNNLQLSSSPSQPENGTGSGAWLPQFRVWVRDLAVSLALAGFVILFLYQPVKVEGTSMEPRLTDQERVFINKFIYRLGTVERGDVVVFRYPRDVSKSFIKRVVGVPGDHVEMRAGALLVNGTQVDEPYIASGFRGEDSFEPVKVQADEFFVLGDHRNASNDSRNWGTVAQNYIYGKAELVYWPLGKWGLLD; via the coding sequence ATGAGCAATTGGACTCCACCATCTATACCGGAACCGGCCATACCAGAACCGGCCAGCCCGCCACCGTTCAGCACGCCGCCTGACAATAATTTGCAATTATCCTCCTCGCCATCCCAGCCGGAAAACGGAACTGGATCTGGCGCATGGCTGCCGCAATTTCGCGTATGGGTCCGCGATCTGGCCGTTTCTTTGGCCCTGGCTGGATTCGTAATTCTGTTTCTGTACCAGCCGGTGAAGGTGGAGGGGACCAGCATGGAACCGCGCCTGACCGATCAGGAGCGCGTCTTCATCAACAAGTTCATCTATCGTCTGGGCACGGTGGAGCGCGGCGATGTGGTGGTCTTCCGCTATCCCCGCGACGTCAGCAAGTCCTTCATCAAGCGCGTCGTGGGCGTGCCGGGTGATCACGTGGAGATGCGCGCCGGCGCGCTTCTCGTAAACGGCACGCAAGTGGATGAGCCATACATCGCTTCTGGTTTCCGCGGCGAAGATTCATTTGAACCTGTGAAAGTACAGGCTGACGAATTCTTTGTGCTTGGCGATCATCGCAACGCCTCCAATGACAGCCGCAATTGGGGGACGGTTGCACAGAATTATATTTACGGAAAGGCCGAGCTGGTCTACTGGCCACTCGGCAAGTGGGGACTGCTCGATTGA
- the carA gene encoding carbamoyl-phosphate synthase small subunit: MPVALLALEDGTVFTGRACGTRGECYGEVVFNTSMSGYQEIFTDPSYAGQIVILTNPEIGNYGTNPEDNEATRPYIEGLIVREFSSVASNWRSREHAEQFLDRFKIPVLEGIDTRALVRHLRTRGVMRGVVSSLDMSADALIAKARAIPSMEGRDLAETVSTKHKYEWDAPPIDLPTWEAAVSQKLDAGVQAAPPSLHVVAYDFGIKQNILRRLVAVGCRVTVVPALTSAEEVLSLNPDGVFLSNGPGDPAPLQVEAANIRKLFGKKPIFGICLGHQVLGLALGGKTYKLKFGHRGGNHPVINKLTGKVEITAHNHGFAVDPDSLPSSDVELSHWNLNDDTLEGFRHRSLPIFSVQYHPEASPGPHDSFYLFDDFRKMMEDWRTKRNA, encoded by the coding sequence ATGCCGGTCGCTCTGCTAGCGCTGGAGGATGGGACTGTCTTCACGGGCCGCGCCTGCGGAACCCGCGGGGAGTGCTATGGCGAGGTGGTCTTCAATACCTCCATGTCCGGCTATCAGGAGATCTTCACCGACCCCTCTTACGCCGGCCAGATCGTCATTCTCACCAATCCCGAGATCGGCAACTACGGCACCAACCCGGAAGACAATGAAGCCACGCGGCCCTACATCGAGGGCCTGATCGTGCGCGAGTTCAGCTCGGTGGCCAGCAACTGGCGCAGCCGCGAGCACGCCGAGCAGTTCCTTGACCGTTTCAAGATTCCGGTGCTGGAAGGCATCGACACACGAGCCTTGGTGCGCCACCTGCGCACGCGCGGAGTGATGCGCGGCGTGGTGTCGAGCCTCGATATGTCGGCGGATGCGCTGATCGCGAAGGCCCGCGCCATTCCGTCGATGGAAGGGCGCGACTTGGCCGAGACGGTCTCCACCAAGCACAAGTACGAATGGGACGCGCCGCCGATCGACTTGCCCACGTGGGAAGCGGCGGTCTCGCAGAAACTTGATGCTGGCGTTCAAGCAGCTCCGCCGTCGTTGCATGTGGTCGCCTACGATTTCGGGATCAAGCAGAACATTCTCCGCCGGCTGGTTGCCGTGGGTTGTCGCGTTACGGTGGTGCCTGCGCTGACCTCCGCCGAGGAAGTGCTCAGCCTGAATCCCGACGGCGTATTCCTATCGAACGGCCCCGGCGATCCGGCTCCGCTACAAGTGGAAGCGGCTAATATCCGGAAGCTCTTCGGCAAGAAGCCCATCTTCGGCATCTGCCTTGGCCATCAAGTGCTGGGTTTGGCGCTGGGCGGGAAGACTTACAAGCTGAAGTTTGGGCATCGCGGCGGCAATCACCCGGTCATCAATAAGCTGACAGGTAAAGTCGAGATCACCGCGCACAATCACGGCTTCGCGGTGGACCCCGACTCGCTGCCCAGCTCGGACGTAGAACTGAGTCACTGGAATCTGAACGACGACACGCTGGAGGGCTTCCGCCACCGCTCGCTGCCGATCTTCTCCGTGCAGTATCACCCGGAGGCCTCGCCCGGCCCGCACGATTCGTTCTACCTGTTCGACGATTTCAGGAAAATGATGGAAGATTGGCGCACGAAAAGAAATGCCTAA